The genome window TAGAGAAAACAACTGGAACATCTTAACATCAACCCTAGGACACCTCTAGCAACCATACAGAGCACCCTGGCAACCACCTACAATATCCTCTGAAACgtccacacacaaaataagCCACATATAACCACCATAAAACTACAGCACTACTCCACGACACTCAACTGTACATTTAAAATATACCAGGTACTAGACACCTCTTTTCATCAGGCTGCACACCTCAATTTATTCAGAAATTGTACTTCTTTCATCCTCATCTCAATTCAATTTCTGTGtacttatctgtgtgtgtgtgtgtgtgtgtgtgtgtgtgtgtgtgtgtgtgtgtgtgtgtgtgtgtgtgtgtgtctgtgtgtgtgtgtgtgtgtgtgtgtgtgtgtgtgtgtgtgtgtgtgtgtgtgtgtgtgtgcgcgcgcgtgtgtgtctctctgtctgtctattctTCCCTCACAGCCCCTGACAGCCAGCGATGTTCTGACAACTGGGTGTTCTTGGAGGGCTCCTGCTTCTACCAGTCCAAAGAGAGAAACAGCTGGGAGGAAGGCAGGATCTTCTGCCAGAATCTAACAGGGGACCTGGCTGTGATCTCTGACAGCGCAGCGCATCCAGCGCTGCGCATCCAGGTAACATCAATGCTTTCCTTCTTTCCCATGTCCTCTTCTCCTCTAAGAGCAAACCTGGAAATGCCCTCATCTACTCTTACAGCCTATCTGTAAATAAACAACGGTATGAAAATGTAACTTGATGTTTTCAGAATTCTCTGGCGCAACAAATCAAAGTACCGCACTGGATTGGCCTACAATACAAAACGAGTTGGAAATGGGTGGACAACCGGACCCCATACACAGGGTAAGAAAAGCATAGGATCTCTGGTTACATCTGGAGATAAAACATTGAATCGATATAAGGCGTGCTTTTAATTTGATTAAGGGATTATTAAGGGAACGAGctggataacacacacactcacacgcacacagtcatcATCATCCACTTCACCAACCTCTAAACCtctgtattttctgttttatcTCTGTAGTAATTTGCCTACAGGAACTGAGGAGTTGTGTGCTATACTGGAGAGCAAGACACCTCGAATGTTGGAACAAGCCAACATTCGAGATGCCAGATGTCCAGTTTCTGCCCATTTCATTTGTCAGAAGGAGGCGTCACTTGCATAGGGCTCCTGATGCTCTTCTAGCTATAGGCCTGTGTCTCATCCTCATTTATATGAAGTGCTATTAACAAGTATAATGAAACTCATTGATGCGGCAAACTCTATTCTTTTATCTCAAAGCCCAGCACTGTATGACCAACTGACTAGGCTTCATGCAGTGAATATTAGCCTACTGTGTTTGAGTGAATATCCTCAATTTATGTTTCTATGCAGATAATCTAAATGAGGAGTTTGATTTCCTACCACTCTTTCACTCAATGGCATTTTAAAGCATAAAGCTTCTTTAAAACCgtgcttatttttttattagaaTAAACTTAATCCACTCCAAAGGATTAATGTGATATGATACTCCATTATTCTGATTTTACACCTTAAGCGTCTTCTGAATTTAGTATTATTCAACTATTAATTGTATTCAACTAGTAGTCAACTTTTTGGCATATTTGCTTTCGATGTATCCTGTGCCTATTTTCGAAATAAAGACATCTTTTCATTTAAGAGTGGttatattgtcattgtacatttatctatattatataaaaaaaaaaaaaaaggtcaaatatacaaaacaaaacatggccACTATAAAACAAACATCTAGAGAATCAAAAAATACACtcacaataacaaacacacaaaaaaaacgagTGCAATAGTCACTTCCACATCCGTTTTAGCTGTGACCAGACACAATCAGATACAACTTAATTCAACTCATACAACggtccacacacaacacagcgcAGCATATCTCGGTTACTTCtataaaaataatacatatattcagTTCTATGGCCTAATGCTGCTTAAACTGCACCGATGGCTATGTGTacagacaaaaaaaattaaaatagacGTCTTCTTTGAGTGCTCTAACGTAGCGATGGACCAGGGGGAAGGACAGCCAGAGGGTTTTCACGTGCCACGAGTCTTTCTGAGAACAAGCTACTTCCACTTCTAGACCAGGGGTGCCAAATATGTAGATTGCTAATACCGACCGGTCGATCGGTcgatattaacatttcaacaaAAAAGAATTGCATCCCTATGACATTTACCACTGGATTGATGAAAATTGTCTGTTGGACTTTGACCAACTTTTTCAAGACTCTCAAGACTGCTATCCATTTAGGGAAGATGTTGAGGTTGATCTAAACCtctgtattttctgttttatcTCTGTAGTAATTTGCCTACAGGAACTAAGGAGTTGTGTGCTTTACTGGAGAGCAAGACACCTGGAGAACAAGCCAACATTCGAGGTGCCAGATGTCCAGTTTTTGCCCATTTCATTTGTCAGAAGGAGGCGTTATAAGGCCTAGGGCTCCTGATGCTCTTCTAGCTATAGGCCTGTGTCTCATCCTCATTTATATGAAGTGCTATTAACAAGTATAATGAAAGTCATTGATGCGGCAAACTCTATCCTTTTATCTCAAAGCCCAGCACTGTATGACCAACTGACTAGGCTTCATGCAGTGAATATTAGCCTACTGTGTTTGAGTGAATATCCTCAATTTATGTTTCTATGCAGATAATCTAAATGAGGAATTTGATTTCCTACCATACTCTTTCACTCAAGGGCATTTTAAAGCATAAAGCTTCTTTAATACCgtgcttatttttttattagaaTAAACTTAATCCACTCCAAAGGATTAATGTGATATGATACTCCATTATTCTGATTTTACACCTTAAGCGTCTTCTGAATTTAGTATTATTCAACTATTAATTGTATTCAACTAGTAGTCAACTTTTTGGCATATTTGCTTTCGATGTATCCTGTGCCTATTTTCGAAATAAAGACATCTTTTCATTTAAGAGTGGttatattgtcattgtacatttatatatattatataaaaaaaaaaaaaaaggtcaaatatacaaaacaaaacatggccACTATAAAACAAACATCTAGAGAATCAAAAAATACACtcacaataacaaacacacaaaaaaaacgagTGCAATAGTCACTTCCACATCCGTTTTAGCTGTGACCAGACACAATCAGATACAACTTAATTCAACTCATACAACggtccacacacaacacagcgcAGCATATCTCGGTTACTTCtataaaaataatacatatattcagTTCTATGGCCTAATGCTGCTTAAACTGCACCGATGGCTATGTGTacagacaaaaaaaattaaaatagacGTCTTCTTTGAGTGCTCTAACGTAGCGATGGACCAGGGGGAAGGACAGCCAGAGGGTTTTCACGTGCCACGAGTCTTTCTGAGAACAAGCTACTTCTACTTCTAGACCAGGGGTGCCAAATATGTAGATTGCTAATACCGACCGGTCGATCGGTcgatattaacatttcaacaaAAAAGAATTGCATCCCTATGACATTTACCACTGGATTGATGAAAATTGTCTGTTGGACTTTGACCAACTTTTTCAAGACTCTCAAGACTGCTATCCATTTAGGGAAGATGTTGAGGTTGATTTACTCAATCACAAAAAATTGCAGCactgtttcacctgaacaaGTCTGCAGTGGAGGAAGAGATTTTGATAGTACGAACTGATATTGAGCTTCAATCCAGGGCTCATGGACAATTTTGGAACTTACTCACAAAGGAAAAGTATCCAAACATGAGGAAATGTGCTACTTCCTTGACTGCATTATTTGGCTGTACTTATTTATGCTTGTCCTTTTACCACATAAAGATTATTAAGTGCAAACACCGTTCCACCATGACTGATTGGCTTGAGACTAGCTACCAGCAGCCGCTGTGTCTAGCATTTTGCCATGTAGGTAGATCATTTTGACCTGCTCATTTTTAAAGTAGCTTGCACGCCGTTAAAGTGTGGGCCCCCCTGTTCTAGACGAATCGGATGTCCTGcacctcctgcccctcctcctcgtaCTCGGGCTCCAGGTCCATGCTCAGAGCGCTGCGGCGGATGGCCTGCCAGCCCGCGTGGACCTTGTTGAAGCCCCTCCTCTGCTTGTTGCTCCTGAGCTCCGGGCCGCCGCCACTCTCGCcgcctttctccccctcctctctctcggcGGCACCACCCTCGCCGTCCTTGGCGAAGGCGTTGATGTAGCGCCGCATCTTCTGCACCATCAGGTCGTTCCTGTCCTCCACCCTGCGGACGGGAGACCAGCACAGGAAGAGCTCCAAACGGTTCTACTGATACGGAGTGCGTTTCATTTTTATGAGGAAGAATCTCTGCCAATGCTATGTATTTGCTGTAGCTTTGATATAATTCTAGAagtaatgtatttatgtatgcttGAAATATGTTCAATGGAGGGGGTCGAACGAGTTTGGCAGGGAGGTGCAGATGTAATTTTTCACCAGCCTTTCGAAACATTTTATCACTGCAGAGGTCAGGGCCACTGGACGGTAATCGTTCAAACATGATGGTTTACTATTTTTGGGCACCGGTACAATGATAGACTTTTTAAAGCAAGATGGGACGACAGCTTGGGCCAGGGATGTATTAAAGATCATGGTGTACAGGTGTACACTGGAGCTAGTTGGTCAGCACAGGATTTAAGGACCCTTTCAGGGATCTGGTCAGGCCCGGCAGCCTTTTTCCCATTTACCCCTTTGAACACCCTCCTCACATCACTCTCACTTACTATGAAGGGGGGTTTGGTGTTATTCCCAAACATGTCGGCCATGACTGCCATTGAGTTATGATCTTCACTCTCCATCTCAAACCGTGCAAAGAAAGTGTTGAGTTCATCAGCAAGGGAGGGGTCAGAGCTACACACCGAGCCGGCCTTGTTCTTAAAGTCTGTCATTATTCGCAGGCCCTTCCACACACTAGCGGGGTCACCAGCGATGAAGTCGGCTTCCACTTTGTCCTTATATCGGCACTTTGCAGCTTTTACGACCTTCCTTAGGCCATAAGCAGCCACTTTGTAGTCCAACATGTCCCCCGTAGTAATCCCAACATTATAGGCAGCAGTACGCGCTGAAAGTGCTGCCCTGACAGTTCCATCTACCCATGGCTTctgatttgggaaaacttttattttgactgATGGTATAATGTCATTTACCAGTAGGTGTATGTAGTTCCCGACCACTTCCGCAAACTCACTGACGTTGTCGGAGGACTCCCGGAACATTTCCCAGTCAGCGTTGTCAAGCGCGTCTTGCAGCAagccttctgattggtcatTCCAACGTTTTACTTCCTTAGTCACCACAGCTTCGTTAAGGATCTTTTGCTTGTATTTAGGGAGAAGGAAGATGGCAACGTGATCGGACTTTCCGAATGCAGGCAGGGGGATAGCCTTGTAGCTGTCCTTGAACGGagtgtagcagtgatccaaggTGTTGTCTCCTCGCGTCGGGAAGTGGATATGCTGTTTAAATTCAGGCAGGCCCCGGGAAAGTTTGGCTTTGTTAAAATCACCGAGAACGATGATAGCAGCTGCCGGATGacgatgttgttgtttgtttatcaCCTCCTGCAGCTCGGATATGGCAGTATCTGTGTTGGCTTGTGGGGGGATGTAAACCGCGGTGGTGATGATTGCGGTGAACTTAGTCAGATCTTAGTCAGTGGAGCAAGTAAGTttcatattaatttagtctttcggcctgtagcatataaacaaaatgaagcaactgtcccatatttctaactgcatttgaagtagacaatGAGACTCAccaaaaatggacgctatatgacagtgatcatgatttgtctcaatatcagaataacaacaatgggtcaattagcactggctggtggaatggccataaagtaggtctgtatatgcagtgtaagcttgtccaggccctgcaagtcaggatgtaggctatgaatctgaatggcaagtaggtaaataggtagtggccatccccaaaatgcatcagaatacaggaaatcaaatctagggggggggtggggaaccCCAGAgcccctgtctattactgtgccccaccaacatttttgatcaccaCCCGCCACTGGTCTTAGTCTTGATTAATTTCCCACATCTGTGCTGTCATAATTGATGACGGCAAATGTAAAATAGCTACATCTTCATGTCGATATGTTTATTGCTGTCAATTTCACTTGTCACTTCTTgccattaaattaaattatgtgGCTTATTACCCTATTACCTTGTCAATTCCATTCCATTTTGGTGCCGATAATTCGAAACAGGAATGGTGTTTTACAGAACTTTTCGTGTTCAGTGTTGTCATTTGGCACTTAATTATCTGGCTACTTTAGTTACCCTGTAGATGCTCGAGGgtcagtggcggactcaggggggggggcaggggggggcgaccgccccccctcgtggctcaaaggttgaaaaagcgcgctaaagtgccttattggctgctcttttcacgtgcaaaacatgattaggtgccctctagggtgctccttcatacaataaattatgatgatgtgccctctagaacaagaaaattcaatgacgtgccttaatgagtgcccttatagtccccttctgctcgtctggtgcccttttagtgccccctttagtaccctgatagtgcccttctgcccgtctggtgcccttctagtgccttGATAGTCCctttctgcccgtctggtccttctattgccctgatagtccccttctgcccgtctggtccttcaagtgcccttctgcccatctggtgcccttctagtaccctgatagtgcccttctgcccgtctggtccttcaagtgcccttctgcccatctggtgcccttctagtaccctgatagtgcccttctgcccgtctggtccttctagtgcccttctagtaccctgatagtgcccttctgcccgtctggtccttctagtgcccttccagtgcccttctagtgcccttctagtaccctgatagtgcccttctgcccgtctggtccttctagtgcccttctagtgcccttctagtaccctgatagtgcccttctgcccgtctggtccttctagtgcccttccagtgcccttccagtgcccttccagtgcccttctagtgccctgatagtgcccttctgctcgtctggtccttatagtgcccttctagtgctcttttgcccgtctggtgcccttctagtgcccttctgcccatctggtgctcccatggttgaaaaagtgtgctaaagtgccctctatggtggtgaaaatgagagaaagtgccttattggctgcccttgacacgtgaacaaaaattaatgagtgccctaggttgcccctgatgatgatgatgtgccctctggagcatgaatatggcaaaccgaaaaaaacatgttgtggttagctattgaggtgcagacgttcctctctttggtagctgacgaacggggaatgcgaggcgttgctttcacgaccgccccccctcgtggctcaaaggttgaaaaagcgcgctaaagtgccttattggctgctcttttcacgtgcaaaacatgattaggtgccctctagggtgctccttcatacaataaattatgatgatgtgccctctagaacaagaaaattcaatgacgtgccttaatgagtgcccttatagtccccttctgctcgtctggtgcccttttagtgccccctttagtaccctgatagtgcccttctgcccgtctggtgcccttctagtgccttGATAGTCCctttctgcccgtctggtccttctattgccctgatagtccccttctgcccgtctggtccttcaagtgcccttctgcccatctggtgcccttctagtaccctgatagtgcccttctgcccgtctggtccttcaagtgcccttctgcccatctggtgcccttctagtaccctgatagtgcccttctgcccgtctggtccttctagtgcccttctagtaccctgatagtgcccttctgcccgtctggtccttctagtgcccttccagtgcccttctagtgcccttctagtaccctgatagtgcctggagcaagaatatggcaaaccgaaaaaaacatgttgtggttagctattgaggtgcagacgttcctctctttggtagctgacttaatattttcagtttgcataatctgtttaaaatgtatatacattttttgagcattcaagatcattcaagtgtaggtcatttcatgcaagagagacgataatggtcagctattgtcgaagattaatcgagatataaaacacttagactaatttaagagagagagtgtaaaagaaatcgaggggtccggagcaagaattgacaaaagactttatcgtgcagaaaaacaacaacgacaacagcctgagtgggtctgcagagtcactgcttgaaattcggtcccagccttactttatacacatacaggaatttctttgctacaatggaggttccctttgtcccaatggggtttccgcccagtcaatcttcgtctcagcgtgttatcaaccgtgccctggTCTGAGGTCCGCATGGATTAACCttgttagccaagatgacccaaggctgaaaggcggaggtcaacatgacttgacccctcAGTTCCCTGGACATTCCTGTGCTCCAaatgttctgaacccagactctgcaagcatcatgtgttttccaccatttaaaatataaagcctattaataatcatggtttaccatagaatatactcactaatttctaccacactatCACCTcatgaaggaaaacttccttaaatgtttccgtagctggctgtcagcggtcaaagactgtatggtagcggcacattgaattttctccagtctaacttttacttaaatgttagtaaagatgaaagcagtaagacatcctcctttctttggctaaaatgtgaaagtgcacaatgacgtgaacaactcattttggtgttcataaagtcgctagaataaggggaaacagtgtctttgaagcacAGACCCCCCGTTTCAATTATGAGCCCAACTAttcttttaagtgctacatgtagatgtaacaagtgccccGAATGTGACTTTCAAGGCAGCGCTAGCTAAGGTTAGGGGATTGcaccttccaggcagcgctgcctttaaggctccgttgggggaacaaaacaccatcaagttagaaaagccactgtgtccgttggtggggccccatgttgtccagaatgtgccctttatattttttcgcccctgcccttcaaacagtctgagtccgccactgtcGAGGGTCATTCTGTGTCAACTCAACCAGAGTTTGGCAGCTTTAGATTTTATATAGTATATCATTTAAAGAACTAAAGTCGGTCCCCTGGTGCTGTGCTGTTTGTGGTTATTTAGCCAATAAGGAGAGGTGCAACTGATTGCGAGAGGATGATAAATCACTCAATAGACCTCTGAACAATTTGTCCCCCTCACTTCTGAAATGATGGCTACGCCCCTGACTACACATGCCATTCGTACCTGGAACCCACACCATCAagcaccgggttaccacagtaCATACAGGGTTCTTCCCGTTTGTCTCATCCCACCCCTATTGCtgataatgtagtgggctggtctggacagaaaatgccagggctgaatttgtctgtcagcatccgccgggttggacggtgtgctttgtgttcaatgtacatctgtctggttGTATTTGAggtagattgatggttaaataatgtcacaccacgatcggtaatacttgcaggcactcactttttagtagggcccgaccgatttatcggcctgccgatttaatcggccgattatagcctttttgaaaataatcggcatcggccaaaaagacgcagattacaacgttttttattttttttattttatttttttaaatgttattgcgattagtatcctgcagattgcgctcctactcgccttgctaactaacaactttagctggagtaaaaaagaggagattgaattttaccgtacaacatgaaagcacgctcgctcaggcagctgcgcgctcacctcaccaatgtacacaagacgcgttgtttgagcatgttgtgcctgtttttctttaggtcccaggccatgttaatttgttatactgtagactctaacggtgagaccatactgctcagcacgcacgtgttagtcactgctcacgagcgcagcacattgggagttagttatttattttacattttacattacactcatttttgactgtaaatgtattctaaaacactaaaagattctgcattcaattcacatattcgtcaaaagtgtttaaagtatatttaaggtatcaaaaactacgttttatatgttttttagttttttgttttttaatcggccgattaaatcgtaatcgtaatttttctctgaaaataatcggcatcggcatcggcactcaaaaatcaatatcgg of Gadus macrocephalus chromosome 11, ASM3116895v1 contains these proteins:
- the LOC132466976 gene encoding killer cell lectin-like receptor subfamily B member 1B allele C: MEMKAMEVEVEAGLLDRAGPSDQKRETKTEAKEASKEYCKLKAPADDIYSEAVFPSPKLPEVKPTKPTRSLRNVLPTLCIVLGVICLAELIIIFILNGKTAPTLVCPGPWRDPVPPLSPKSPCFKNPKTPTTKSPDSQRCSDNWVFLEGSCFYQSKERNSWEEGRIFCQNLTGDLAVISDSAAHPALRIQNSLAQQIKVPHWIGLQYKTSWKWVDNRTPYTGNLPTGTEELCAILESKTPRMLEQANIRDARCPVSAHFICQKEASLA